The proteins below are encoded in one region of Peribacillus muralis:
- a CDS encoding ABC transporter permease, translated as MIKNRDTRLTIWLLLPVVLVLAAYVLYPSMRTFIESLQKDGSISLGNYQDFFVQESKTNLEALWNSVYISGLSVLVSAMIGIPLAFIFNRYDFPGRSFFSSAAILPIVLPSLVGVMAFLFLYGESGLIPNVIKDLFGLEQVPFKIGGLSGILIVHAYTMYVYFYMTVSAAIHKIDPSLEEAAYNLGAGKFKVFWQVTFPLLTPAIVAASLLVFMISMASFSAPFLLAGGYRVLSLQIYFSKINGDMEIAATQSVILSIVSISFLLFMRWYQNRKDYRIASKGIGSHRSEVKSPLMKWAMAVTGIIGVIILLLPHFTILLLSLVPDGTWTFQTYPTVFNIENYRLLFEDPNIFKPLRNSLLMAVIATLANLVFGVITSYVLVKRKFVGKSMIDILVMIPWALPATVIGMNLIFAFNEPSVFSFGQILVGSFWILPLAYFIRHIPLVVRSTNAVLEQLDDSIEEAARNLGAKWFYTFRKVLLPIIMPGVLAGTLLAFIESVGEFPTSVLLYTISNRPISIEIMNQLRMFNMGQAAAYGMVQITLIVIVLFISNRFFGIKAEKAL; from the coding sequence ATGATTAAAAATCGCGATACGAGATTGACGATTTGGCTGCTTCTCCCAGTTGTATTGGTGCTCGCGGCATATGTTCTTTATCCATCAATGAGGACCTTCATCGAAAGTTTGCAAAAAGACGGATCGATATCCCTCGGAAATTATCAGGACTTCTTCGTACAGGAATCGAAAACGAACCTGGAGGCGCTTTGGAATTCCGTTTATATCTCCGGCTTGAGTGTATTGGTCAGTGCGATGATAGGCATTCCGCTCGCATTCATTTTTAATCGTTATGACTTTCCAGGCAGAAGCTTCTTTTCATCTGCAGCGATATTGCCGATCGTATTGCCATCATTGGTCGGGGTCATGGCCTTTTTGTTTTTATATGGAGAATCGGGATTGATTCCGAATGTCATCAAGGATCTGTTCGGGCTCGAGCAAGTGCCGTTTAAAATCGGCGGGCTTTCGGGAATCTTGATCGTTCATGCCTATACGATGTATGTCTACTTTTATATGACCGTCTCCGCTGCAATCCATAAAATCGATCCGTCATTGGAAGAAGCTGCATATAACCTTGGGGCTGGTAAATTCAAGGTGTTTTGGCAAGTGACATTTCCATTATTGACGCCCGCCATCGTTGCCGCTTCTTTGCTTGTTTTCATGATTTCAATGGCCTCCTTCAGTGCCCCGTTTTTATTGGCTGGAGGATACCGGGTTCTGAGCCTGCAAATCTATTTTTCAAAGATTAATGGTGATATGGAAATTGCCGCAACTCAATCTGTCATTTTATCCATCGTTTCGATTTCCTTCCTGTTGTTCATGAGGTGGTATCAGAATAGGAAGGATTACCGCATTGCCTCGAAAGGTATTGGATCACATAGAAGCGAAGTGAAAAGCCCGCTGATGAAGTGGGCAATGGCCGTAACGGGCATTATCGGCGTGATCATCCTGCTATTACCTCACTTCACGATTTTATTGCTTTCACTTGTGCCGGATGGAACCTGGACATTCCAAACGTACCCAACAGTATTTAATATCGAAAATTACCGGCTATTGTTCGAAGACCCAAATATCTTTAAACCGTTACGGAATAGTTTACTGATGGCGGTTATTGCCACTTTGGCAAATTTAGTGTTCGGTGTGATCACTTCCTATGTGCTTGTCAAACGAAAATTCGTCGGGAAAAGCATGATTGATATTTTGGTCATGATTCCTTGGGCACTGCCGGCAACGGTCATTGGGATGAACTTGATATTCGCCTTTAATGAACCGAGCGTATTTTCTTTTGGGCAAATATTGGTGGGGAGCTTCTGGATTCTGCCGCTTGCCTATTTCATCCGGCATATCCCACTTGTTGTCCGTTCGACTAACGCGGTTTTGGAGCAGCTGGATGACTCGATCGAGGAAGCGGCCAGGAACCTTGGAGCGAAGTGGTTTTATACCTTCAGAAAGGTACTTTTGCCCATTATCATGCCTGGGGTGTTGGCAGGGACATTATTGGCATTCATCGAGTCCGTCGGGGAATTTCCGACATCGGTGCTGTTGTATACGATTTCCAATAGACCGATATCCATTGAAATCATGAATCAGCTTCGGATGTTCAATATGGGGCAGGCAGCTGCATATGGGATGGTTCAAATCACGCTTATTGTTATCGTACTCTTTATTTCAAACAGGTTTTTTGGAATCAAAGCGGAAAAAGCTTTATAA
- a CDS encoding DUF3311 domain-containing protein — MKMIYILTLVPFIGILGFLPFVNRIEPYVLGMPFNMFWMSMWVVLTSVILGIMYKLDPRNREGDQE, encoded by the coding sequence ATGAAGATGATATATATCCTTACACTAGTTCCTTTTATAGGCATACTAGGATTTCTGCCCTTTGTGAATAGGATAGAGCCATACGTATTGGGGATGCCCTTCAATATGTTCTGGATGTCGATGTGGGTGGTCCTCACCTCTGTCATTTTGGGTATCATGTATAAGCTGGACCCAAGGAATCGCGAAGGTGACCAGGAATGA
- a CDS encoding ABC transporter ATP-binding protein has translation MASIKMENVQKAFGKTIAVDHLNLDIKEGEFFTFLGPSGCGKTTTLRMIAGFYYPTKGIVRFSDKDMTRVPPEKRNTGMVFQNYALFPHMTVFENVAFGLRVRKIRSSELKRRVQDALQKVRLESYRNRQVSQLSGGQQQRVALARALVIEPEILLLDEPLSNLDAKLRDEMRVEILRLQRDYKITTIYVTHDQAEALSMSDRIAVFNYGICHQVGTPAEIYNQPANDFVASFIGEINLLPVQVKSVEHENMVVALENGEQQITIDVPKQAGEGDSILRTDKDLAVAIRPEAIRILDVAEDGINIFKGKIDSVQFFGSVVNVIVDVQNVSIRVDVLNTQEVGYYYQGKDVYVELPPNQLRLIPVISGDAP, from the coding sequence ATGGCGTCAATAAAAATGGAGAATGTCCAAAAAGCCTTCGGGAAAACGATAGCTGTCGACCATTTGAATCTGGATATTAAAGAAGGGGAGTTTTTTACCTTTCTTGGCCCAAGTGGCTGCGGGAAAACGACGACGCTTCGGATGATTGCCGGCTTTTATTATCCTACCAAAGGCATCGTCCGTTTCAGCGACAAAGATATGACGCGCGTACCGCCGGAAAAAAGAAATACAGGCATGGTATTTCAAAACTATGCCCTTTTTCCGCATATGACCGTTTTTGAAAATGTAGCATTTGGATTGCGCGTTAGAAAAATTCGTTCGTCCGAGTTAAAGAGAAGAGTGCAGGATGCCCTCCAAAAGGTTAGGCTCGAGAGTTACAGAAATCGACAAGTGAGCCAGTTAAGCGGCGGCCAGCAGCAACGGGTGGCCCTTGCGAGAGCACTGGTGATAGAACCGGAAATATTGCTGCTGGATGAACCGTTAAGTAATTTGGATGCCAAGCTTCGAGATGAGATGAGGGTGGAGATCTTAAGGCTGCAGCGTGATTATAAAATTACCACCATTTATGTCACACATGATCAAGCTGAGGCATTATCGATGAGTGATCGCATCGCTGTGTTCAATTACGGCATTTGTCACCAGGTGGGAACTCCGGCAGAAATTTATAATCAACCGGCCAATGATTTTGTTGCAAGCTTTATAGGTGAAATCAATCTTTTGCCCGTTCAAGTGAAAAGCGTGGAACATGAGAATATGGTGGTCGCGCTTGAAAACGGTGAACAACAAATTACGATCGATGTCCCGAAGCAAGCTGGAGAGGGAGATTCCATTTTACGTACAGATAAGGACCTTGCCGTTGCGATACGTCCTGAAGCAATCCGGATTCTGGATGTGGCCGAAGATGGAATCAATATCTTTAAAGGAAAGATCGATTCCGTTCAATTCTTCGGATCTGTTGTGAATGTCATCGTGGATGTCCAAAACGTGTCAATAAGGGTGGACGTCTTAAATACGCAGGAAGTTGGCTACTATTATCAAGGGAAGGACGTGTATGTCGAACTTCCTCCAAACCAGCTTCGCCTTATCCCTGTCATAAGCGGTGATGCCCCATGA
- a CDS encoding sodium:solute symporter family protein codes for MNSALIIILAFLLLAIFLGIRSSKGKDMNLEQWTVGGRGFGAIFVFLLMAGEIYTTFSFLGGSGWAYGKGAPALYVLIYITLSYVLSYWLLPEIWKYAKENKLMSQSDFFVSKYQSPILGILAAVVGVVSMIPVIVVQLKGLGIIVSEASYGVISMSAAVWMGAIGLTIYVMISGIHGSVWTAVIKDTLMIAIIGFLGIYLPIHYFGGFQPMFEAIDAAKPGFLKLPEQGLSVSWFISTVTLLVFGFYMWPQVFSAVYSARSGKVFRKNAIISPIYTLMLLFVFFVGFTAILKVPGLVGADADLSLLRLSIETFDPWFIGIIGGAGLLTALVPGSMLLMSVATLLAKNVYKEMAPAASDRHIVRLAKLLVPIIALIAVYFTLNGGDTMSALILMGYSLITQLFPSLLFSLKRHNPINKYGAIAGIISGLAIVICITVSHSTIGTLFPSLPQAAKDLNVGIIALAVNFLVMFMVSLAFSKRAAQAEPTINNI; via the coding sequence ATGAACAGTGCACTTATCATTATTTTAGCATTTTTACTTTTAGCCATATTTTTAGGCATTCGCTCATCCAAAGGGAAGGATATGAACCTCGAGCAGTGGACCGTCGGTGGACGTGGGTTCGGGGCGATATTCGTCTTTTTACTGATGGCCGGTGAAATCTATACGACCTTCTCCTTTCTTGGCGGCAGCGGCTGGGCCTATGGCAAAGGGGCACCTGCCTTATATGTTCTCATTTACATCACATTGTCTTACGTATTATCCTATTGGCTCCTTCCGGAAATATGGAAATATGCCAAAGAAAATAAACTGATGTCCCAATCCGATTTTTTTGTTAGTAAATATCAAAGCCCTATCCTCGGCATTTTGGCGGCAGTTGTCGGTGTAGTGTCGATGATTCCAGTAATCGTCGTGCAGCTGAAGGGATTGGGGATCATTGTATCCGAAGCATCTTATGGTGTCATTTCCATGTCTGCTGCGGTATGGATGGGGGCCATCGGCTTAACCATTTATGTGATGATATCAGGAATACACGGTTCAGTTTGGACGGCAGTCATTAAAGATACCTTGATGATAGCCATCATAGGCTTCTTAGGGATTTATTTGCCCATTCATTACTTCGGCGGTTTTCAACCGATGTTCGAAGCCATCGATGCAGCCAAGCCCGGTTTCCTGAAGCTTCCTGAACAGGGTCTCAGCGTATCCTGGTTCATCTCCACGGTAACCTTACTCGTGTTTGGTTTCTATATGTGGCCCCAGGTTTTCAGTGCGGTATATTCAGCGCGCAGCGGGAAGGTCTTTCGAAAAAATGCCATCATCAGCCCCATTTATACACTCATGCTACTATTCGTGTTTTTCGTGGGGTTCACGGCTATATTGAAAGTGCCTGGTCTCGTCGGCGCAGATGCCGATCTCTCCTTGCTTCGCCTTTCGATCGAGACCTTCGATCCATGGTTCATCGGCATTATTGGGGGCGCTGGATTACTGACAGCCTTGGTGCCGGGATCAATGTTATTGATGAGTGTCGCTACGCTGCTTGCAAAAAACGTCTATAAGGAAATGGCACCAGCAGCATCCGACAGGCACATCGTAAGGCTGGCAAAGCTGCTTGTGCCCATCATCGCCCTTATCGCCGTCTACTTTACCTTGAACGGCGGAGATACGATGTCAGCATTGATCCTGATGGGATACAGTCTCATTACACAGCTCTTCCCATCCCTTCTCTTTAGTTTGAAAAGGCATAATCCGATCAATAAATATGGTGCAATCGCAGGCATCATCAGCGGATTGGCCATCGTGATCTGCATCACGGTCAGTCATTCGACAATAGGAACCTTGTTTCCATCCCTGCCGCAAGCAGCGAAAGATTTGAATGTCGGAATCATCGCCTTGGCGGTCAATTTCCTGGTGATGTTCATGGTAAGCCTTGCTTTCAGTAAGAGGGCGGCTCAGGCAGAACCTACCATTAACAATATTTGA
- a CDS encoding amino acid permease has protein sequence MAKQELKRDLQNRHVQLIAIGGTIGTGLFLGSGKAIQLAGPSIIFSYLIIGIALFFVMRALGELLLSNAGYTSFTEFAAEYIGPWAGFVTGWTYWFCWIMTAMADIIAVGVYMQYWFDIPQWIPALICLVILLGLNLLTVRLFGELEFWFAIIKVITIIAMIVAGIILLIIGFKTSTGTVSLTNLWSHGGMFPHGISGFLLSLQLVVFSFVGVELVGVSAAETANPKKNIPSAINKIPIRILLFYVGALFVILVVNPWTQLDATSSPFVEVFALIGIPVAAGIINFVVLTSAASACNSGLFSTSRILYTLSRNDEASAKLAHLNKQAVPSNALFTSTIVVSIGALLSKLIPDQAFTVVTTISAICFIWVWSIILISHIRYTKMRPDLRAKSTFKAPFTPFINYLILGLFAFILLVMLFAEATRLSLMMTPIWFILLATLYKYKNR, from the coding sequence ATGGCTAAACAGGAGTTAAAAAGAGATCTACAGAATCGGCATGTACAATTGATTGCGATAGGGGGAACCATTGGTACCGGTTTATTTTTAGGGTCCGGAAAAGCCATTCAATTGGCGGGACCATCCATCATTTTTTCGTATCTAATCATAGGGATAGCCTTGTTTTTTGTCATGAGGGCCCTAGGTGAATTGCTCTTATCCAACGCAGGTTATACGTCATTCACCGAATTCGCAGCCGAATATATCGGACCGTGGGCTGGATTCGTGACAGGATGGACCTATTGGTTCTGTTGGATCATGACCGCAATGGCCGATATCATCGCCGTTGGTGTCTATATGCAATACTGGTTCGATATCCCGCAATGGATTCCGGCTCTCATATGTCTTGTCATTTTATTAGGATTGAACCTATTGACCGTCAGGCTATTTGGCGAATTGGAATTTTGGTTTGCCATCATTAAGGTAATTACGATCATCGCCATGATCGTCGCTGGAATCATTTTATTGATCATCGGCTTCAAAACAAGCACAGGAACGGTTTCATTAACGAATCTTTGGAGTCATGGAGGCATGTTCCCCCATGGCATATCCGGTTTCCTTTTGTCTCTGCAATTGGTCGTCTTCTCCTTTGTAGGTGTCGAATTGGTTGGGGTTTCTGCAGCAGAAACGGCAAACCCCAAAAAAAACATCCCGTCTGCCATCAATAAAATCCCTATCCGGATTTTACTGTTCTATGTCGGTGCCTTATTCGTCATCCTGGTTGTGAACCCTTGGACGCAACTGGATGCGACGAGCAGCCCATTTGTAGAAGTTTTTGCTTTAATCGGCATTCCTGTCGCTGCTGGAATCATCAATTTCGTTGTATTGACATCGGCCGCTTCCGCATGCAACAGCGGTTTATTTTCAACAAGCCGCATTCTATATACGCTAAGCAGGAATGACGAAGCCTCTGCCAAACTGGCACATTTAAATAAACAGGCTGTTCCAAGCAATGCCTTATTTACTTCAACTATCGTTGTATCAATAGGAGCATTGTTAAGCAAACTTATACCGGATCAGGCCTTTACAGTTGTGACGACCATCAGCGCCATCTGTTTCATCTGGGTTTGGAGCATCATCTTGATCTCCCATATCAGATATACGAAAATGCGCCCTGACTTAAGGGCCAAATCGACTTTCAAGGCACCCTTCACACCCTTCATAAATTATTTGATTCTAGGATTATTCGCATTCATCCTGCTGGTCATGCTATTTGCTGAAGCTACACGACTATCACTAATGATGACGCCGATCTGGTTCATACTCTTGGCGACGCTTTATAAATATAAAAACCGATAG
- a CDS encoding amino acid permease — MSNKELKRGLEARHIQMIALGGTIGVGLFMGSASTIKWTGPSVMLAYAIAGIFIFFIMRSMGEMLYLEPTTGSFATFASSYIHPLAGYMTAWSNWFQWVIVGMSEIIAVGLYMQYWFPELPAWIPGVVAMIILGAANLISVKSFGEFEFWFALIKIITIVLMIIAGIGLIFFGIGNGGDAIGLSNLWSNGGFFTGGWTGFFFALSLVVASYQGVELIGITAGEAKDPTKTVTKAIQSIIWRILIFYIGAIFVIVTVFPWNQLDAIGSPFVSTFAKIGITAAAGIINFVVITAAMSGCNSGIFSAGRMLYTLAQNGQAPRIFAKVSKSGVPAYCTIAVLLGLGIGVILNYLAPPQVFLYVYSASVLPGMIPWFVLLISELKFRKVNAAEMEKHPFKMPLAPFSNYATIAFLLMVLVGMAINPSTRISLLVGIIFLALVAASYYLLKMDKRTPLKDEDL, encoded by the coding sequence ATGTCAAACAAGGAATTGAAGAGAGGGCTGGAGGCACGACACATACAAATGATAGCCTTGGGCGGAACCATCGGGGTCGGGCTATTCATGGGATCGGCGAGCACGATCAAATGGACCGGGCCATCCGTAATGCTTGCATATGCCATCGCAGGTATTTTTATATTTTTCATCATGCGCTCCATGGGCGAAATGCTTTATTTGGAGCCCACTACAGGTTCTTTCGCAACCTTTGCGAGTAGCTATATCCATCCATTGGCAGGTTATATGACTGCTTGGAGCAACTGGTTTCAATGGGTAATCGTCGGAATGTCCGAAATCATTGCCGTTGGCCTGTATATGCAGTACTGGTTCCCTGAGCTGCCTGCTTGGATTCCAGGTGTCGTCGCCATGATCATTTTGGGGGCGGCCAACCTCATTTCCGTAAAATCTTTCGGTGAATTCGAATTTTGGTTCGCACTCATAAAAATCATCACGATCGTACTGATGATCATTGCCGGTATCGGCCTCATTTTCTTCGGAATAGGAAATGGCGGGGATGCCATTGGGTTATCCAATCTATGGTCAAATGGCGGCTTCTTCACGGGAGGCTGGACAGGGTTCTTTTTTGCGCTGTCCCTTGTCGTAGCTTCCTACCAAGGAGTTGAGCTCATCGGCATTACGGCAGGTGAAGCAAAAGACCCAACGAAGACGGTCACAAAAGCGATCCAATCAATCATATGGCGCATCTTAATTTTTTATATCGGCGCCATATTCGTCATCGTGACGGTCTTTCCTTGGAATCAACTCGATGCGATAGGCAGTCCTTTCGTTTCAACCTTTGCAAAGATAGGAATCACTGCAGCGGCAGGAATCATTAACTTCGTCGTGATCACGGCAGCGATGTCAGGCTGTAACAGCGGGATTTTCAGTGCAGGAAGGATGCTGTACACATTAGCGCAAAACGGCCAAGCGCCAAGAATCTTTGCAAAGGTATCAAAAAGTGGCGTACCGGCCTATTGCACGATCGCTGTACTTTTAGGCTTGGGCATCGGAGTTATCCTGAACTACCTTGCACCGCCGCAAGTGTTCCTTTATGTGTACAGTGCAAGCGTTCTACCTGGGATGATTCCATGGTTTGTCCTGCTCATCAGTGAGCTGAAGTTCAGAAAGGTAAATGCTGCTGAAATGGAGAAACATCCATTCAAAATGCCATTGGCGCCTTTCAGCAACTACGCGACGATTGCCTTTTTACTGATGGTGCTTGTCGGTATGGCGATCAATCCGAGCACCAGGATATCGCTGCTTGTCGGAATCATCTTCCTAGCCTTGGTCGCAGCGAGCTATTACCTGCTGAAAATGGATAAGCGAACGCCTTTAAAGGATGAAGATCTTTAG
- the argH gene encoding argininosuccinate lyase gives MSKLDEFIKNEGSAFPGKTYAEELLMPVFNDQRDYLFHAMFDINRAHIIMLSEQKIIKEAEAKTMLEGIRKVARTDITQLAYQPQFEDLFFMMEAKIGDEIGHELAGKIHIGRSRNDMGVAMYRLVLRGSLLQLIDQVNQLREAFLLQAEQHLETYITGYTHTQPAQPTTLGHYFLAIHDVLHRDTGRLWAAYETVNRSPLGAAALTTTGFPISRNRTAELLGFDSVIENSYDSIAGADYLVETATAIMTCMVDAGRWIQDFLQHVTREFGTFHVADPYVQVSSIMPQKRNPVSIEHSRSIASSAYGDALAAMNMIHNTPFGDIVDTEDDLQPHLYRAFANAGRVMKLMYAVIATLKVDEGHTKEMAAKSCITVTELADTLTRDHKISFRKAHTIASHIAKRSISEGKELYDWDTDDINKLIHEFASVNIAEGEWEKIISPEYFVKIRSIQGGPSPKEVSRMIVDRKQQLEKQVQECRRKVKALNDRRKALVDH, from the coding sequence ATGAGTAAGCTTGATGAATTTATCAAAAATGAAGGCAGTGCTTTTCCAGGGAAAACATATGCAGAGGAGCTTCTGATGCCTGTTTTCAATGATCAAAGAGATTACTTATTTCATGCGATGTTCGATATTAATCGTGCTCATATCATCATGCTTTCGGAGCAAAAGATCATTAAAGAAGCAGAAGCGAAAACCATGCTGGAGGGCATTCGGAAAGTGGCTCGAACAGATATCACCCAACTAGCCTATCAACCTCAATTCGAAGACTTATTCTTCATGATGGAGGCGAAGATTGGCGATGAGATCGGCCATGAGCTAGCGGGTAAAATCCATATCGGCCGCAGTCGCAATGATATGGGGGTCGCGATGTATCGGCTTGTATTGAGAGGCAGCCTTCTTCAATTGATCGATCAAGTAAATCAATTGCGTGAAGCATTCCTCTTGCAGGCAGAGCAGCATCTAGAAACGTATATAACCGGCTATACGCATACTCAACCGGCCCAGCCGACAACATTGGGCCACTACTTCCTGGCCATTCATGATGTTCTTCACAGAGATACAGGCAGGTTATGGGCAGCTTACGAAACAGTGAACCGGTCTCCCCTTGGTGCAGCTGCATTGACCACGACTGGCTTTCCGATTAGCCGGAACCGTACTGCTGAACTGCTTGGGTTCGATTCGGTTATCGAAAATTCCTATGACTCGATTGCCGGTGCCGATTATTTAGTGGAAACCGCCACTGCGATCATGACATGCATGGTCGATGCCGGCAGATGGATTCAAGATTTCCTGCAGCATGTGACAAGGGAGTTTGGCACATTTCATGTGGCGGATCCTTATGTCCAAGTGAGCAGCATCATGCCGCAAAAAAGAAACCCGGTTTCCATTGAACATTCCCGATCAATCGCAAGCAGCGCGTATGGTGATGCCCTTGCTGCCATGAATATGATCCACAATACTCCATTTGGTGATATCGTCGATACGGAAGATGATTTGCAGCCGCATTTATATCGGGCTTTTGCAAACGCAGGCCGTGTCATGAAGCTAATGTATGCCGTCATCGCGACTTTAAAAGTAGATGAAGGACATACAAAGGAAATGGCGGCAAAATCTTGTATTACGGTTACTGAATTGGCTGATACGCTCACAAGGGATCATAAGATATCATTTAGAAAGGCCCACACGATAGCCAGTCATATCGCAAAACGTTCAATAAGTGAAGGAAAAGAGCTATATGATTGGGATACAGATGACATTAACAAGCTTATCCATGAATTCGCTTCAGTGAACATAGCTGAAGGTGAGTGGGAAAAAATCATCTCCCCCGAGTACTTTGTCAAAATAAGAAGCATACAGGGCGGACCGAGCCCGAAAGAAGTCTCGAGGATGATAGTGGATAGAAAACAACAACTGGAGAAGCAAGTTCAGGAATGCAGGAGAAAGGTGAAAGCGTTGAATGACCGAAGGAAGGCTTTAGTGGATCATTGA